Proteins from one Pygocentrus nattereri isolate fPygNat1 chromosome 16, fPygNat1.pri, whole genome shotgun sequence genomic window:
- the nectin1a gene encoding nectin cell adhesion molecule 1a isoform X2: MMTLALVFALMTALLVPVASGQMVKMDSDRSGYVGSQVELRCEFVNSNPPVKISQVTWQKFVNGTKQNVAIANPALGVSVLAPFKERVRFKNPAVRQRTPSLEDTTIIFNNLRLSDEAAYICEYTTFPAGNRESMVNLTVYARPMVQMSLSTPTIVAGSKDLKMTVATCISANGKPPSVITWDTELNGEANTEEIRNTDGTITVRSDYIVVPSRETHQQRLTCISTYNDEQYTDSVSLNIQYEPEVIIEGFDGNWYINRDNVQLTCLADANPAISLFQWRYLNGSMPNSVELRDDTLIFKGPVTYEIAGTYVCDATNSIGTGSASVEVTVSENPLPLSAAERVMGVLGWVVALGVILSLAGIAFLVNKQQRNKQSENDSDSDNSSPGCKKPSSKKKPADDFQSQGRLYDELPNTADYVSYRLACNKDDYMEQHSPPIQPPLTFLPQNPYTQHGTQISTFTYPTPPGPISSYTFPKEQYV, encoded by the exons TTGCCAGTGGTCAGATGGTGAAGATGGACAGTGACAGGTCAGGCTATGTGGGCTCACAGGTGGAGCTACGCTGCGAGTTTGTCAACAGTAACCCACCTGTAAAGATCTCCCAGGTCACTTGGCAGAAGTTTGTCAATGGAACCAAGCAGAACGTTGCCATTGCCAACCCTGCCCTGGGTGTGTCTGTGCTGGCGCCTTTCAAAGAGCGTGTGAGATTCAAGAACCCAGCAGTGCGCCAAAGAACGCCTTCCCTGGAGGACACCACTATCATCTTCAATAACCTAAGACTGTCTGATGAGGCTGCGTACATCTGCGAGTACACCACCTTCCCTGCTGGTAACAGAGAGAGCATGGTCAACCTCACTGTTTATG CTCGACCAATGGTCCAGATGAGTCTGTCCACACCAACAATAGTAGCAGGATCTAAAGACCTGAAGATGACTGTGGCCACATGTATCTCAGCCAATGGGAAGCCACCCAGTGTGATCACATGGGACACTGAGTTAAATGGGGAAGCGAACACTGAGGAGATTCGTAATACTGATGGAACAATTACAGTGCGTAGTGACTACATAGTGGTGCCTAGTCGAGAAACGCATCAGCAGCGGCTCACCTGTATCTCCACCTACAATGATGAACAGTACACAGACAGCGTTTCCCTAAACATACAAT ATGAGCCAGAGGTCATCATTGAGGGCTTTGATGGAAACTGGTACATAAACCGAGACAACGTTCAGCTCACCTGCCTCGCTGATGCTAACCCCGCCATCTCTTTGTTTCAGTGGAGATA TCTGAATGGCTCCATGCCAAATTCAGTGGAGCTCCGTGATGATACATTGATCTTCAAAGGTCCTGTAACTTATGAGATAGCAGGCACATATGTCTGTGATGCCACCAACAGCATTGGAACAGGCTCAGCATCAGTAGAAGTCACTGTATCAG AGAACCCCCTGCCACTGAGCGCAGCGGAGAGGGTGATGGGTGTCCTCGGATGGGTGGTTGCCCTGGGCGTGATCCTTAGTCTAGCAGGCATTGCATTTTTGGTCaacaaacagcagagaaacaagCAATCTGAGAACGACAGTGACTC TGATAACTCGTCTCCAGGCTGCAAAAAGCCTTCTTCTAAGAAGAAACCGGCTGATGACTTCCAG AGCCAGGGGAGGTTATATGATGAGCTCCCGAACACAGCTGACTATGTGAGTTATCGTCTGGCGTGTAATAAAGATGACTACATGGAGCAGCACTCTCCGCCTATCCAGCCACCGCTCACCTTTCTGCCCCAGAACCCCTACACCCAACACGGCACTCAGATCAGCACCTTCACCTACCCCACACCGCCTGGCCCCATCTCCTCATACACCTTCCCTAAGGAGCAGTACGTATGA
- the nectin1a gene encoding nectin cell adhesion molecule 1a isoform X1: protein MMTLALVFALMTALLVPVASGQMVKMDSDRSGYVGSQVELRCEFVNSNPPVKISQVTWQKFVNGTKQNVAIANPALGVSVLAPFKERVRFKNPAVRQRTPSLEDTTIIFNNLRLSDEAAYICEYTTFPAGNRESMVNLTVYARPMVQMSLSTPTIVAGSKDLKMTVATCISANGKPPSVITWDTELNGEANTEEIRNTDGTITVRSDYIVVPSRETHQQRLTCISTYNDEQYTDSVSLNIQYEPEVIIEGFDGNWYINRDNVQLTCLADANPAISLFQWRYLNGSMPNSVELRDDTLIFKGPVTYEIAGTYVCDATNSIGTGSASVEVTVSEFSSFSHDMSQEQQRAGAAIGGAVVCGTVLLAAITLLAVFFHRQRRTFKGDYSTKKQVLGNGFGKAGSLPPCPSFPQSLNYTEDSNDEKKPEVYGGESVQEFHGYPDNRMKAYSTVEDSQRCRYDEQSYLYDYGSEVEISVDMVPQMDGSVISKEEWYV from the exons TTGCCAGTGGTCAGATGGTGAAGATGGACAGTGACAGGTCAGGCTATGTGGGCTCACAGGTGGAGCTACGCTGCGAGTTTGTCAACAGTAACCCACCTGTAAAGATCTCCCAGGTCACTTGGCAGAAGTTTGTCAATGGAACCAAGCAGAACGTTGCCATTGCCAACCCTGCCCTGGGTGTGTCTGTGCTGGCGCCTTTCAAAGAGCGTGTGAGATTCAAGAACCCAGCAGTGCGCCAAAGAACGCCTTCCCTGGAGGACACCACTATCATCTTCAATAACCTAAGACTGTCTGATGAGGCTGCGTACATCTGCGAGTACACCACCTTCCCTGCTGGTAACAGAGAGAGCATGGTCAACCTCACTGTTTATG CTCGACCAATGGTCCAGATGAGTCTGTCCACACCAACAATAGTAGCAGGATCTAAAGACCTGAAGATGACTGTGGCCACATGTATCTCAGCCAATGGGAAGCCACCCAGTGTGATCACATGGGACACTGAGTTAAATGGGGAAGCGAACACTGAGGAGATTCGTAATACTGATGGAACAATTACAGTGCGTAGTGACTACATAGTGGTGCCTAGTCGAGAAACGCATCAGCAGCGGCTCACCTGTATCTCCACCTACAATGATGAACAGTACACAGACAGCGTTTCCCTAAACATACAAT ATGAGCCAGAGGTCATCATTGAGGGCTTTGATGGAAACTGGTACATAAACCGAGACAACGTTCAGCTCACCTGCCTCGCTGATGCTAACCCCGCCATCTCTTTGTTTCAGTGGAGATA TCTGAATGGCTCCATGCCAAATTCAGTGGAGCTCCGTGATGATACATTGATCTTCAAAGGTCCTGTAACTTATGAGATAGCAGGCACATATGTCTGTGATGCCACCAACAGCATTGGAACAGGCTCAGCATCAGTAGAAGTCACTGTATCAG AATTCTCTAGCTTCTCCCATGACATGTCTCAGGAGCAGCAGCGAGCTGGCGCTGCCATTGGTGGAGCTGTTGTGTGTGGCACAGTTCTCCTGGCAGCCATCACACTGCTGGCAGTCTTCTTCCATCGCCAGAGACGCACTTTCAAAGGAGATTACAGTACCAAGAAACAGGTCTTGGGAAATGGTTTTGGAAAAGCTGGCAGCCTTCCTCCATGCCCCTCTTTTCCTCAGAGCTTGAACTATACTGAGGACTCAAACGATGAGAAGAAGCCAGAAGTTTATGGGGGTGAAAGTGTTCAGGAGTTCCATGGTTACCCTGACAACAGGATGAAAGCCTACAGCACGGTGGAGGATAGTCAGAGATGCAGATATGATGAACAGAGTTATCTTTATGACTATGGATCTGAAGTGGAGATCTCTGTGGATATGGTTCCTCAGATGGACGGTTCTGTTATCTCCAAAGAAGAGTGGTATGTGTGA